From the genome of Spartobacteria bacterium:
ATCCGCAACGCCGATACCCACGACCAGGATGGATTCGACGACCATCTCCCACCCAGGCAATAATCCATGCCCCGGCCTTTGGCGTCCGGAAATTTCCTGGATACGAGGCCATGACCGGCCTTACCCCTGAAAACATCGACGACTCCCGAGTGCCGCGAACAGCCCGCCCAGGCCACCACGAGGATCCGGTTTACTGCGACAGATCTCGTCGTGCCCCAAAATCCAGCGTCATGAGATAGATCGAATCCTTTCTTCTTCATGTGGCCCGGCACGCACAAACCGCCATATCACCCTCCACGACGTCCTCTCCAGAATTTTGTCTCCACGCGGAGAGGACGCGCCCTGGACAGCAACGTGTCAGGACAAAGTACGCAGTGCTTGCCATCCACCATGCTGGCGCATTAAATCCAGCAACCACCCCACGCCTCCATCGGCGCAAGCCGGAATTGTCCAATCCGCCCCCAGACGTGCCGCGCCCTGGGCGTTGGCCACGGCGGCGCAGGCTCCACACCACGCGAACATGGACGCGTCGTTTTCGTTGTCCCCCAGGGCCACGGTATGCAAGAGCGGCCATTTTCCAATCTGGGTAGCGGCGCGGACGGCCGCGCCCTTGTCGCCGTCGCGGGGCACGAATTCCAAAAAATACCTGTCGCTTCGGGAACAGACCACGCCAAATTCAGCGGCCACGCGACGCGCTTCGGCGTCAAGCTTTGGCCGTCCTTCTTCGGCAACACACAAAATCTTCAAAATCGGGCCACATCCCTCGGCCTCTGGCCGCAACTCCCCGTAACGCTCGAACAGATCACTCAATTCGGATGTCCAATGCCGACCAGCCTGGATATTGTCCTTCCGGTACAAAGCCAAGGGCAACCCCAAAGCCTCCAGGCTCGCCACCAAATCAGACGCGGCGGGGCCCACATGCGCCACGACGGAAACTTGAGCGCCCATGACGAGACAGGTGCCATTGGCCGCGCCCTGAGGAGTCTCAAGACCCAAATCACGGGCCAGGCGCATGACACTTCGCGCATGTTTACCCGAAGTCATGGAAAAACGACCGCCAGCGGCCACGTAAGCCCGCACGGCCCGCCGATTAACGTCGGACAAGGACTGCCCGGGCGGAATCAACGTATTGTCGATATCGCAGAACACCCACGGCAATGGACGATCCTGGCCCATGGCTAGCGCCCAGT
Proteins encoded in this window:
- a CDS encoding HD domain-containing protein, whose amino-acid sequence is MIMTRDFSSVAEALPFDLEALFSDLRPRLAHMRDVSAFARDFGHCQNFSDFDRILLERAALLHDIGYAPALCRFGFHPLDGAMFLEAQGEHPWVVDGVLRHSQADRKAPGLPGVAEEYARREPLADAAWLVRAVTIADWRAAGIGGRTSFAQRLRDIVDRNPDKPGKCERARRMVVEVRDWFLDWALAMGQDRPLPWVFCDIDNTLIPPGQSLSDVNRRAVRAYVAAGGRFSMTSGKHARSVMRLARDLGLETPQGAANGTCLVMGAQVSVVAHVGPAASDLVASLEALGLPLALYRKDNIQAGRHWTSELSDLFERYGELRPEAEGCGPILKILCVAEEGRPKLDAEARRVAAEFGVVCSRSDRYFLEFVPRDGDKGAAVRAATQIGKWPLLHTVALGDNENDASMFAWCGACAAVANAQGAARLGADWTIPACADGGVGWLLDLMRQHGGWQALRTLS